Proteins encoded together in one Eubalaena glacialis isolate mEubGla1 chromosome 7, mEubGla1.1.hap2.+ XY, whole genome shotgun sequence window:
- the LOC133095097 gene encoding BOLA class I histocompatibility antigen, alpha chain BL3-7-like isoform X2 encodes MRVMAPRTLLLLLSGALALTETWAGSHSLRYFHTGVSRPGRSEPRFIAVGYVDDTQFVRFDSDAPNPRKEPRAPWMEQEGPEYWDRETRISKDDAQTLRVNLNILRGYYNQSEAGSHTLQEMYGCDVGPDGRLLRGYRQFAYDGADYIALNEDLRSWTAADEPAQITKRKFEMVGASERNRAYLDGACVEGLLRYLETGKDTLQRADPPKTHVTHHPISDHEVTLRCWALGFYPEEISLTWQRDGEDQTQDMELVETRPSGDGTFQKWAALVVSSGEEQRYTCHVQHKGLQEPLTLRWGEKGGSYAQAASSDSAQGSDVSLTDPKV; translated from the exons GCTCCCACTCCCTGAGGTATTTCCACACCGGGGTGTCCCGGCCCGGCCGCAGTGAGCCCCGCTTCATCGCCGTCGGCTACGTGGACGACACGCAGTTCGTGAGGTTTGACAGCGATGCCCCGAATCCGAGGAAGGAGCCGCGGGCGCCGTGGATGGAGCAGGAGGGGCCGGAGTATTGGGATCGGGAGACGCGGATCTCCAAGGACGACGCCCAGACTCTCCGAGTGAACCTGAACATCCTGCGCGGCTACTACAACCAGAGCGAGGCCG GGTCTCACACCCTCCAGGAGATGTACGGCTGCGACGTGGGGCCGGACGGTCGCCTCCTCCGCGGGTACAGACAGTTCGCCTACGACGGCGCCGATTACATCGCCCTGAACGAGGACCTGCGCTCCTGGACCGCGGCCGACGAGCCGGCTCAGATCACCAAGCGCAAGTTTGAGATGGTTGGTGCTTCGGAGCGCAACAGAGCCTACCTGGACGGGGCATGCGTAGAGGGGCTCCTCAGATACCTGGAGACCGGAAAGGACACGCTGCAGCGCGCAG ATCCTCCAAAGACACATGTGACCCATCACCCCATCTCTGACCATGAGGTCACCCTGAGGTGCTGGGCCCTGGGCTTCTACCCTGAGGAGATTTCACTGACCTGGCAACGTGATGGAGAGGATCAGACCCAGGACATGGAGCTTGTGGAGACCAGGCCTTCAGGGGATGGAACCTTCCAGAAGTGGGCGGCCCTGGTGGTGTCTTCTGGAGAGGAGCAGAGATACACGTGCCATGTGCAGCACAAGGGGCTTCAGGAGCCTCTCACCCTGAGATGGG GTGAAAAAGGAGGGAGCTACGCTCAGGCTGCAA GCAGTGACAGTGCCCAGGGCTCTGATGTGTCTCTCACGGATCCTAAAG TGTGA
- the LOC133095096 gene encoding MHC class I polypeptide-related sequence B-like isoform X4 yields MQASALAVFSFLSGPGGSARRLRRERRQCAGSHSLHYNLTVLSRDGSVQSSFFAGGHLDGQAFLHYDRETGKVEPRGLWAEELGAETWDTESKDLTETWKDLRKLLAEILALQEEKGGEEQRVKYHVEHSGNHSAHPVPSGETLVYQSQWRTILGVAAFALVFIIGLCVLCCTKKKKKTASAVGSPAVSLQDLDQCQMEPSDHNGLTQPGFQSSLSDPASISSTGGA; encoded by the exons ATGCAAGCATCCGCGCTGGCTGTTTTCAGTTTCCTTTCGGGACCCGGCGGCAGTGCGAGACGTCTGCGCAGAGAAAGACGCCAGTGTGCCG GATCACACAGTCTTCATTACAACCTCACGGTGCTGTCCCGGGATGGATCTGTGCAGTCCAGCTTTTTCGCTGGGGGACACTTGGATGGCCAGGCCTTCCTGCACTATGACCGTGAGACAGGCAAGGTAGAGCCCCGGGGACTGTGGGCAGaagagctgggagctgagacgTGGGACACAGAGTCCAAGGACTTGACAGAGACCTGGAAGGACCTCAGAAAGCTTCTAGCAGAAATCCTGGCCCtgcaggaggagaaaggag GAGAGGAACAGCGTGTCAAGTACCACGTGGAACACAGCGGGAATCACAGTGCACACCCTGTGCCCTCTG GAGAGACCCTGGTGTATCAGAGTCAGTGGCGGACCATCCTGGGTGTTGCTGcctttgctcttgtttttatcATCGGGCTTTGTGTCCTTTGCTGcacgaagaagaagaagaagacagcATCAGCTGTGGGGAGCCCAG CCGTTAGCCTACAAGACCTGGATCAATGCCAGATGGAGCCAAGTGACCATAATGGCCTCACACAACCGGGATTTCAGTCCTCGTTGTCAGACCCTGCGTCCATCAGTTCCACTGGGGGAGCTTAG
- the LOC133095096 gene encoding uncharacterized protein LOC133095096 isoform X1 codes for MQASALAVFSFLSGPGGSARRLRRERRQCAGSHSLHYNLTVLSRDGSVQSSFFAGGHLDGQAFLHYDRETGKVEPRGLWAEELGAETWDTESKDLTETWKDLRKLLAEILALQEEKGGFSTMMGSSSSPVTQRPTDVQCPSPWLGTGPWKWRSPGTQMAFKASITGPTCRESFVEDCGAIWNPGQASGREQERNSVSSTTWNTAGITVHTLCPLERPWCIRVSGGPSWVLLPLLLFLSSGFVSFAARRRRRRQHQLWGAQPLAYKTWINARWSQVTIMASHNRDFSPRCQTLRPSVPLGELRICCQRPEFSSLFWSY; via the exons ATGCAAGCATCCGCGCTGGCTGTTTTCAGTTTCCTTTCGGGACCCGGCGGCAGTGCGAGACGTCTGCGCAGAGAAAGACGCCAGTGTGCCG GATCACACAGTCTTCATTACAACCTCACGGTGCTGTCCCGGGATGGATCTGTGCAGTCCAGCTTTTTCGCTGGGGGACACTTGGATGGCCAGGCCTTCCTGCACTATGACCGTGAGACAGGCAAGGTAGAGCCCCGGGGACTGTGGGCAGaagagctgggagctgagacgTGGGACACAGAGTCCAAGGACTTGACAGAGACCTGGAAGGACCTCAGAAAGCTTCTAGCAGAAATCCTGGCCCtgcaggaggagaaaggag GTTTCTCTACTATGATGGGGAGCTCCTCCTCTCCTGTCACCCAGAGACCAACGGATGTACAGTGCCCCAGTCCTTGGCTCGGAACTGGGCCATGGAAATGGAGAAGTCCAGGGACACAGATGGCTTTCAAAGCAAGTATTACCGGGCCCACGTGCAGGGAGAGCTTTGTGGAAGACTGCGGGGCTATCTGGAATCCTGGACAGGCTTCAGGGAGAGAACAG GAGAGGAACAGCGTGTCAAGTACCACGTGGAACACAGCGGGAATCACAGTGCACACCCTGTGCCCTCTG GAGAGACCCTGGTGTATCAGAGTCAGTGGCGGACCATCCTGGGTGTTGCTGcctttgctcttgtttttatcATCGGGCTTTGTGTCCTTTGCTGcacgaagaagaagaagaagacagcATCAGCTGTGGGGAGCCCAG CCGTTAGCCTACAAGACCTGGATCAATGCCAGATGGAGCCAAGTGACCATAATGGCCTCACACAACCGGGATTTCAGTCCTCGTTGTCAGACCCTGCGTCCATCAGTTCCACTGGGGGAGCTTAGAATCTGCTGCCAGAGGCCTGAATTCAGCTCCCTCTTCTGGTCTTACTAG
- the LOC133095096 gene encoding MHC class I polypeptide-related sequence B-like isoform X3, giving the protein MQASALAVFSFLSGPGGSARRLRRERRQCAGSHSLHYNLTVLSRDGSVQSSFFAGGHLDGQAFLHYDRETGKVEPRGLWAEELGAETWDTESKDLTETWKDLRKLLAEILALQEEKGETNGCTVPQSLARNWAMEMEKSRDTDGFQSKYYRAHVQGELCGRLRGYLESWTGFRERTGEEQRVKYHVEHSGNHSAHPVPSGETLVYQSQWRTILGVAAFALVFIIGLCVLCCTKKKKKTASAVGSPAVSLQDLDQCQMEPSDHNGLTQPGFQSSLSDPASISSTGGA; this is encoded by the exons ATGCAAGCATCCGCGCTGGCTGTTTTCAGTTTCCTTTCGGGACCCGGCGGCAGTGCGAGACGTCTGCGCAGAGAAAGACGCCAGTGTGCCG GATCACACAGTCTTCATTACAACCTCACGGTGCTGTCCCGGGATGGATCTGTGCAGTCCAGCTTTTTCGCTGGGGGACACTTGGATGGCCAGGCCTTCCTGCACTATGACCGTGAGACAGGCAAGGTAGAGCCCCGGGGACTGTGGGCAGaagagctgggagctgagacgTGGGACACAGAGTCCAAGGACTTGACAGAGACCTGGAAGGACCTCAGAAAGCTTCTAGCAGAAATCCTGGCCCtgcaggaggagaaaggag AGACCAACGGATGTACAGTGCCCCAGTCCTTGGCTCGGAACTGGGCCATGGAAATGGAGAAGTCCAGGGACACAGATGGCTTTCAAAGCAAGTATTACCGGGCCCACGTGCAGGGAGAGCTTTGTGGAAGACTGCGGGGCTATCTGGAATCCTGGACAGGCTTCAGGGAGAGAACAG GAGAGGAACAGCGTGTCAAGTACCACGTGGAACACAGCGGGAATCACAGTGCACACCCTGTGCCCTCTG GAGAGACCCTGGTGTATCAGAGTCAGTGGCGGACCATCCTGGGTGTTGCTGcctttgctcttgtttttatcATCGGGCTTTGTGTCCTTTGCTGcacgaagaagaagaagaagacagcATCAGCTGTGGGGAGCCCAG CCGTTAGCCTACAAGACCTGGATCAATGCCAGATGGAGCCAAGTGACCATAATGGCCTCACACAACCGGGATTTCAGTCCTCGTTGTCAGACCCTGCGTCCATCAGTTCCACTGGGGGAGCTTAG
- the LOC133095096 gene encoding uncharacterized protein LOC133095096 isoform X2 → MALLLVLPFLAGAALSVLPATAAGSHSLHYNLTVLSRDGSVQSSFFAGGHLDGQAFLHYDRETGKVEPRGLWAEELGAETWDTESKDLTETWKDLRKLLAEILALQEEKGGFSTMMGSSSSPVTQRPTDVQCPSPWLGTGPWKWRSPGTQMAFKASITGPTCRESFVEDCGAIWNPGQASGREQERNSVSSTTWNTAGITVHTLCPLERPWCIRVSGGPSWVLLPLLLFLSSGFVSFAARRRRRRQHQLWGAQPLAYKTWINARWSQVTIMASHNRDFSPRCQTLRPSVPLGELRICCQRPEFSSLFWSY, encoded by the exons ATGGCGCTGCTCCTTGTCCTGCCGTTTCTAGCCGGCGCTGCCCTTTCTGTGCTCCCGGCTACCGCCGCTG GATCACACAGTCTTCATTACAACCTCACGGTGCTGTCCCGGGATGGATCTGTGCAGTCCAGCTTTTTCGCTGGGGGACACTTGGATGGCCAGGCCTTCCTGCACTATGACCGTGAGACAGGCAAGGTAGAGCCCCGGGGACTGTGGGCAGaagagctgggagctgagacgTGGGACACAGAGTCCAAGGACTTGACAGAGACCTGGAAGGACCTCAGAAAGCTTCTAGCAGAAATCCTGGCCCtgcaggaggagaaaggag GTTTCTCTACTATGATGGGGAGCTCCTCCTCTCCTGTCACCCAGAGACCAACGGATGTACAGTGCCCCAGTCCTTGGCTCGGAACTGGGCCATGGAAATGGAGAAGTCCAGGGACACAGATGGCTTTCAAAGCAAGTATTACCGGGCCCACGTGCAGGGAGAGCTTTGTGGAAGACTGCGGGGCTATCTGGAATCCTGGACAGGCTTCAGGGAGAGAACAG GAGAGGAACAGCGTGTCAAGTACCACGTGGAACACAGCGGGAATCACAGTGCACACCCTGTGCCCTCTG GAGAGACCCTGGTGTATCAGAGTCAGTGGCGGACCATCCTGGGTGTTGCTGcctttgctcttgtttttatcATCGGGCTTTGTGTCCTTTGCTGcacgaagaagaagaagaagacagcATCAGCTGTGGGGAGCCCAG CCGTTAGCCTACAAGACCTGGATCAATGCCAGATGGAGCCAAGTGACCATAATGGCCTCACACAACCGGGATTTCAGTCCTCGTTGTCAGACCCTGCGTCCATCAGTTCCACTGGGGGAGCTTAGAATCTGCTGCCAGAGGCCTGAATTCAGCTCCCTCTTCTGGTCTTACTAG
- the LOC133095097 gene encoding BOLA class I histocompatibility antigen, alpha chain BL3-7-like isoform X1 — protein sequence MRVMAPRTLLLLLSGALALTETWAGSHSLRYFHTGVSRPGRSEPRFIAVGYVDDTQFVRFDSDAPNPRKEPRAPWMEQEGPEYWDRETRISKDDAQTLRVNLNILRGYYNQSEAGSHTLQEMYGCDVGPDGRLLRGYRQFAYDGADYIALNEDLRSWTAADEPAQITKRKFEMVGASERNRAYLDGACVEGLLRYLETGKDTLQRADPPKTHVTHHPISDHEVTLRCWALGFYPEEISLTWQRDGEDQTQDMELVETRPSGDGTFQKWAALVVSSGEEQRYTCHVQHKGLQEPLTLRWEPPQPTVPIMGLIVGLVLLVVTGAVVAGAVIWRKKRSGEKGGSYAQAASSDSAQGSDVSLTDPKGETLEGLDWERCWGRGDAPGGGDL from the exons GCTCCCACTCCCTGAGGTATTTCCACACCGGGGTGTCCCGGCCCGGCCGCAGTGAGCCCCGCTTCATCGCCGTCGGCTACGTGGACGACACGCAGTTCGTGAGGTTTGACAGCGATGCCCCGAATCCGAGGAAGGAGCCGCGGGCGCCGTGGATGGAGCAGGAGGGGCCGGAGTATTGGGATCGGGAGACGCGGATCTCCAAGGACGACGCCCAGACTCTCCGAGTGAACCTGAACATCCTGCGCGGCTACTACAACCAGAGCGAGGCCG GGTCTCACACCCTCCAGGAGATGTACGGCTGCGACGTGGGGCCGGACGGTCGCCTCCTCCGCGGGTACAGACAGTTCGCCTACGACGGCGCCGATTACATCGCCCTGAACGAGGACCTGCGCTCCTGGACCGCGGCCGACGAGCCGGCTCAGATCACCAAGCGCAAGTTTGAGATGGTTGGTGCTTCGGAGCGCAACAGAGCCTACCTGGACGGGGCATGCGTAGAGGGGCTCCTCAGATACCTGGAGACCGGAAAGGACACGCTGCAGCGCGCAG ATCCTCCAAAGACACATGTGACCCATCACCCCATCTCTGACCATGAGGTCACCCTGAGGTGCTGGGCCCTGGGCTTCTACCCTGAGGAGATTTCACTGACCTGGCAACGTGATGGAGAGGATCAGACCCAGGACATGGAGCTTGTGGAGACCAGGCCTTCAGGGGATGGAACCTTCCAGAAGTGGGCGGCCCTGGTGGTGTCTTCTGGAGAGGAGCAGAGATACACGTGCCATGTGCAGCACAAGGGGCTTCAGGAGCCTCTCACCCTGAGATGGG aACCTCCTCAGCCCACCGTCCCCATCATGGGCCTCATTGTTGGCCTGGTTCTCTTGGTGGTCACTGGAGCCGTGGTGGCTGGAGCTGTGATCTGGAGGAAGAAGCGCTCAg GTGAAAAAGGAGGGAGCTACGCTCAGGCTGCAA GCAGTGACAGTGCCCAGGGCTCTGATGTGTCTCTCACGGATCCTAAAGGTGAGACCCTGGAGGGCCTCGATTGGGAGAGGTGTTGGGGCCGAGGGGATGCCCCGGGTGGTGGGGATCTTTGA